The Cellulomonas shaoxiangyii sequence GGGAGCACCGGCGTGCGGGTCAGGCCGAGAGCTCGTCGCGCCCCTTGCGGCGGCGCGCGGCGAGGATGGCGCGGCCGGCGCGGGTGCGCATGCGCAGGCGGAAGCCGTGCGTCTTGGCCCGGCGCCGGTTGTTCG is a genomic window containing:
- the rpmH gene encoding 50S ribosomal protein L34; the protein is MTKRTFQPNNRRRAKTHGFRLRMRTRAGRAILAARRRKGRDELSA